The Herbiconiux sp. A18JL235 region CGACTCGCGAGGAGGTGGGACGACTCGCGAGGAGGTCAGATGGAGATGGGGGCGGTCTCGACCAGGGAGAGCTCGCGGATGCCGAGCACGTCGGCGATGCGTGCCGCCACCGCCTCGGGGTTCGCGAACAGCTCGAAGGAGTGCACCCGCAGGTAGTGCCAGCCGAGGCGCCGCAGCATGTCGGGGCGCAGGCGCAGCGACTCGCGGAGCGAGGTGGAGTGCACCACCGCATCGGTCTCGATGGCGATGGCGCGGCCGTCGTGCGAGGCAACGAGCGTGAGCTTGCCGCGGTGCTCGAAGGCCACCTCGAGCCCGCGGGCGCCGAGGCGCCGTGCGAGGTCGATGAGCAGCGCGTCGCCGGGTGACGAGAAGGTGTCGGGCGTGGGGCCGTTCTCGGCCTCCTGCAGGATCTGGCGCAGCGCGACGACGCCGAAGTTCATGCGGTCTTCGTCGATGTCGGCGGGGGTGAAGCAGCTCACGATGTCCATCGAGCGGCGCGCCCTGGTCATGCCCACCGCGAGCAGCCGCTCGCCCCCCGGGCGGGCGAGCCCGCCGAAGTTCGACAGCACACGCCCGTGGGTGGTCTTGCCGTAGCCGACCGAGAAGATGACGCGGTCGCGGCTCTGCGCCACCGACTGCTCGAGGGTCGCCACCATGAACGGCTCGGCACGCTCTTTCAGGATGAAGTCGGCGAGGTCGCTGCGCTTCGCGAACGCGGCGAGCACCGCCTGCTGCACCCGCACCGCGTGCTTCGCCGAGGCCGTGATGACCATGAGCGACTCGCGCGGGTAGTTGATGGCCTGGTCGAGCACGAGCGAGACGACCTCATCGACCTCGGCGTCGATCGACTCGACCGCTCCGGTCTCGGAGTCGGGCATGCCGCCGCGCCCCTCGACGTAGTGCAGCGCCAGCGACCCGTGGCCGAGGAAGGTTCCCGCCCAGGGCAGCGAGTCGATCTTGCCGCCGTAGAAGCGGTGGTTGACGAGTTCGGCGAGGTCTTCACCGCCGGCCCGGTAGCTGCGGGTGAGCGACAGCGTCGGCACGAGGTCGGCCAGGCGCGCCAGCGCCGAGTCGGTGTGCAGCTCCTCGGCGACGACGGCGTCGGATGCGGGGCGCGTGCGCTGCTGGTCGACGGCCCTGATCGCTATCTCGAAGTGCGAGGGGGTCTGCGTGACGGGGTCGCCGAACGCCACCACCTGGCGGGCACGACGGATGGCGCCCACGTTCTCGGCGAGCGTCGTGGCCCCGGCGTCGACGAGCACGACCGTGTCGAAGGTGACCGCATCCGTGATGCGCGGAACCTCGTAGGGCGACGCCAGCCACACCGGCGCCAGCACCTTGCCGAGGTGCGGGGCGGCGGCGTGCAGCGACTCGGAGGTGACCGAGTCGGAGCGCAGCAGCTGCTTGAGCGCGGCGGCCTCCTCGGGGTGGTCGAGCAGCCCGACGCTCCAGGTGTCGGCCAGCTGCCAGGCCAGCAGTTGCCCGTTCATCGAGGCGTGCGCCTCGTCGACCAGCCTGAAGTCGCCTTCGAGCCGGTCGAGCACCCCCGTGTTCGCGCCGAGCAGCGCACGGTCGCCGGCGAGCATGAGCTCGAGCACCGATTGCCACCAGGCGAGCTCGAGCTCGTCGGGAACGGCGGTCTCGGGCACGTGCCGGTTCGACAGGTCGATGAGCAGCGGGTCGAGGGCGTGCTCGTGCAGCGAGTCGAGCAGGGCGGTGCGCTCCTGCAGGTTCGCGAGTACCTCGGAGTCGGCGGCGAGCCCCTCCACCATGCCGATGAGCTGGTCGATCGGCAGCGTCGAGAGCTGGCGCGCGGTGCCGACGTTGCCGAGCGGCAGGTCGAGCTGCGCGAGGTCTTCGGTGACGCGCTGGAACGCCATCTGCACCTCGTTGATGCCGACGGGGATCTCGGGCGGGATGCCCGCTGCCGCGAAGCGGTACCAGAGCGTGCGCTGCTGCTGGATGCGGCGCAGCGACTCGTTGATGTCGCCTATGTGCACGCCGGGGCGCACGTACTCCTTCGCCAGCGACTTCAGGCGTCGGCGCGAGGTCGACGACATCTGCGGGGCGTCGCGGCGCGGTGAGGTGGCAGCGATGAGATCGGTGAGCGAGCGGTCGAAGACGACCGGGAGGAACTTGTCGAGCGTCTCGCGCAGGTCGGCGAGGAGGCGCAGGTAGGTGCCTAGCTCGGCGAGCGAGGTGAACGGGCGCATGCGGGTCTGCCCGATGAGCTCGTAGGCGCCGCTCAGCAGCTTGGGGAGGTCGGTGCGGTCGAGTCGCTTGGCGAGCTGGTGGGCGCGCTGGGCGTCGTCGCTCGAGGAGAACTGGGCGCCGTACCACGGCGAGTCGTCGGGCCCGTAGCGGAACTGGCCGAGCTCGGCGGCGCGGCTGAGCGTCTTGGCAGCCTTCGACCGGCCCGAGGCGAGCGACTCGAGGGCGCTGCGGTCGAGCCGCGCCGTGGTGGCCGGCGGGTTCGGCAGCAGCGCGAGGCGCGCGAGCTCGCGCAGGGCGTCGAGCACCGACACCTTGAGGGTGGGGTCGACCCGCGACATCGAGGCGCGGTAGTCGAGCAGCACCGTGCGCAGGCGCACCAGGGCGTCGTCGACATCGGCCACCTGCGGCTGCTTCGCCTTCTCGTTGCGGCCGATCGACTGGATGAGGTCGCGCCGCAGCGTGCGCGGCGACACCGCCACACCGGGGAGACCCACATCCGACAGCCGGCGGTCGATGCCGCTCAGGCTGAGGCGCCGCGGGCTCACCACGAGCACGCGCTTGTTCTGCGCCACCAGGGCGCCGATGGCGTTCACGATGGTCTGCGTGCCACCGGTACCCGGAAGCGTCTTCACGACCAGCGAGTTGCCGCCCGCGATCTGCGCGATCACGTTCTCCTGCTCGCTGTCGGCGTCGAGCAGCAGGGTGTCGGTGCTGGGGGCGCGCTTGTCTTGCGGCGACGGCTCGACGGGGCGGTACGCATCCTGCACCGCACGGCGGCTGGTGAGGTTGCCGGCGAGGGCGTCGAGAACCGGATGCGCGAGCTCGGCACTGTCGGCGAGCATGCCGCTGGCGACATCGGCGAAGCTGGAGACCACGAGCCGCGGCTGCACCTGGAACCAGGGCAGGTGCGAGGTGAGGCTGCGCAGCCGGTCGATGACGGGCTGCGGCTTGAACACGCCGTTCTGCTGCGCCAGGGCGACGAGGCTCTCGCGGTCGACGGTGATCTGGAACTGCTCCTGCAGCACGGCGGCGAGCACCGGGTTGACGAACGGCACGCCGCGCAGCTTCAGCTCGAAGTCGCGGCCGTAGCGGCGCACCGAGATGGGGCGCAGGAGCACGGGGGCGCGGAACTGCTGCTCCTCGACCCGCCACTCGGCGAGGCCGATCGCGAGCTGCACCGAGTCGATGCCGCGCACCGACCGTAGCTCGACACCCTTGTCGGTGATGGCGCCGGCGGCGATGCGGGCGTTGCGGAGCGCGAGCTCGTCGCGGATGAGGCTCGACAAGAGCGTCGTGTTGCCCGTGATGAACTGCGCGAGACCACCGGGATGCGTGGTGCTCAGCTCGATGCGCGACCTGGGCGAATCGTCGAAGTGCAACAGCGGCGACTCGCCTCCGAGCGCCGCGATCTCCTCCCGCCAGCGCTCACGGGTGGGCTCGACGAGGCTCTCGGTCGTGTACACCTGACCGAGCTGCGAACCCTCCGCGGCCTGACCGTTCCGACCCCACGCCGACTCGACGGAGTCGGCGGCAGACGTCGAATCGTCTGCTTCTCGTTTCTTATCGGCGCGCCACACACCGCTACCGTACGTGCGGGTGGCGGAAAAGCCCGGCAATCCGCGCGAGTTTCGGAATAAAGCGACGGATGCGGTGGCTGAGAAGAGAGCCATGACGCGACTCTCCGTTCTCGACCTCATCCCCGTCCGCAGCCGTCAGAGCTCAGGCGACGCCATCGCGGCGAGCCTCGAGCTCGTGCGCACCGCCGAGCGACTCGGCTTCACCCGCTACTGGGTGGCGGAGCACCACAACATGCCCGCCGTCGCCTCCACCTCGCCGTCGACGCTCATCGCGCACTTCGCGGCGCAGACCTCGCGCATCCGCCTCGGGTCGGGCGGGGTGATGCTGCCGAACCACGCGCCGCTGTCGATCGCCGAGCAGTTCGCGCTGCTCGAAGCGATGCACCCGGGGCGCATCGACCTGGGGCTCGGACGTGCGCCCGGGTCAGACCCGGTGACCTCCTACATGCTGCGCGGGCAGCGGTCGACGACCGACTCCGACCCGGCGGCGACGTTCCCGACCGACGTGGAGACGGTGGCGGCACTGCTCGGGTCGGATCGGGGGGTCGGCGACGGTTTCGGGGGTGACGAGCAGCCGGGGGTCGGGCTCAACATCCGGGGTCGGTCGTACGAGTTGAAGGCGACGCCCGTGGTCGCCAGCGCCCCCGAGATGTGGCTGCTCGGGTCGAGCAACTTCAGCGCCACGCTCGCGGCCTCGCTCGGCATGCCGTTCGTGTTCGCGAACCACTTCGGGCAGCCCGGGCTCGACGAGGCGCTCGCGCTCTACCGCGAGCGGTTCCAGCCGTCGCTGACGCTCGAGGCGCCGAAGACGTTCCTCACCCTGAACACCTCGGTGGCGCCGACGGCCTCCGAGGCGTACGCGCAGGCACTCCCCCAGCTCATCACCATGGCGCGGCTGCGCACCGGCGGCGCGCTCGCCGCCCAGCTCACCATCGAGGAGGCGCAGGCCACCGCCCTGTCGCCGATGGAGGAGCAGTCGGTGCAGGAGCAGGCGCAACGCTGGCTCGTGGGCACGCCCGACGAGGTGGCGGCGCGCATCCGCTCGGCCGCCTCGCGCTACGGGGTCGACGAGGTCATGCTCTCCCCCGTCGCGGGCGTCCGCGACGCCGACCCGCTCGACCGCACCCCGGCGCGCTCGCGCGCCCTCGAGCTGCTCGCCCCCGAGTTCCCCGAGCTCGCTGTGGAGGTGGGGGCGGCGGCTGCCGCCCCCACCGGCGCCGCGGCGTAGCCGCGGCCCACCCCTCCCACGCGCCACCTCCCCCGCGCATCCGATTTCTCGCGGACAAAGTCCGTGAAGACGTCAGTTATCACGGACTTTGTCCGCGAGAACGTGGGGTGGGGGCGAAACCCGAGGGTCGGGAAGGCCCCCCGTCAGCACGGGCTGAGGGACTCGACGGCCGGGGCCAGGGAGTTGGGGCCGCCGAGGAGGGTGACGTTCACGACTCCGAGGGGCTTCAGCGAGGTGCGCACCTCGGTGGGCACGCAGGTGCCGGGCACCACCCAGAGGGGCGCCTTCGCCGCGCCCGCCCAGGCGGAGCCGGCGAGGGCGTCGGGGAAGTTCGCGCCCGTGGCGAGGAACGCCCGATCGCTCGAGGTGTAGGCGGCGGCGTTCACCGCGCGCGAGGTCGCGTAGCGGTCGGCACCGGATGCTCGGGTGACTTTTCCAGGAGTGATCGCCTTCGCCGAGTTCTCCACACCCGTGCTCACGGAGTTGACACCGCCAACGATGGTGAGGGATGAGACGCCGAGGCCGCGGAGCGCATCCGTCGTCGAGGCGTCGAGGGAGCCGGCCGATCCGTCGACGAGCACCACGGGCTGCGACTTCGAGCCCGCCGCGCCACCCGCGCTCAAGGCGTCGGGGAAGTTCGCGCCGGTGGCGAGGTAGGCCCCGGATGCGCCCGTCTTGAACGCGTCCTTCACGAGCAGCAGCGAGGTGGCGTAGCGGCTCGCGCCGCCGAGGCGATCGACCTTCACGCCGGGGACGAGACCGGCGAGGCGGGTCTTCACCGCATCCGAGACCGAGTTGGTGCCGCCCACCACCACGATGCGCTTCGGCGCCAGCACCCTGATGGCGTCGGCGACCGACTGCGGGAGGGAGGCGGGGTCGGTGAGCAGGAGCGGTCCGCCACCCGCTGCGGCGGCGGGGCCGGCCGAGAGGGCGTCGGGGTAGTTCTGACCGCTCGCGACGTAGACGACGGGGGCGGTGCCCGGGTACGCGGCCTTCGCGATGGCGACGGCGCCCGAGTAGCGGTCGGCGCCGCTCACGCGGTCGACGTCGACCTGGGCGTAGCCGAACCAGTCGGTGTAGATGCCCCAGAAGTTGAGGTTGCCGAAGCTCGAGCAGGCGTCGCCGTCGCCGGGCGCGAGGGCCGCGGCGTTCGGCTGGTAGGGCGTGTAGTTGTAGAGCGCGGCGGTGGCGGCGGTGCGGAAGGTGAGGTTGAGCGCGCTCGTCGGGTTGCACGTGTCGCCGGCCTTCCCCGGGAAGAAGAGCACGGGTGCGGTCTGGCCGACGCGGTACTGCGCCTGGTCGGGCTTGATGCGGTAGTTCTCGAGCTGCCAGGCGGCCCAGTAGACCTGCTTGAAGAATCCGGCGTAGTCGGGGTTGCAGGGTGCGCTGTCGGGGCAGTCGAAACCCGTCGCCTGGTCGTACTGCTTCTTCACGGGCCAGTCGTCTTCGACCAGCTGCGACTCCTTCTGGATGAGCGTGAGCAGCGCCTTCTCGCTCACCCCGCACGCGACGCCGACCTTGGAGATGATGGTCGCCGCCGACTCGTTCGAGGCTCCTTGGTAGGCCTTGCACTCGTCGCTCTTGGCGATGGTGGTCGTGGTGACGCGGTAGTCCTTGAGGCAGGTGTAGCCGTCGCGGCAGGTGGGCACCTGCTGCTGCAGGAAGGCCTGCACCTCGGCGGCCGACAGCTCGCCACCCGTGAACATGTGCCGGTCGGAGACGATGTCGCTCGCGGTGAAGCTCTGCGTCGAGAACGACGCGAGCGGCGAGAGGTCGCCAGGGAACTCGTCGCTAGAGCGCGGCTCGGGGGTGGGCTCGGCGGTCGGCTCGGGGGCCTGCGCGTCGATGGCGGGGCCAGGCGCGTCGTCCCGGGGGGTGGGGGTATCGGCTGCGGGCGCGCCGGTGGGCGCGCCGGTCGCAGGGGTGGGCGCGTCAGTGGTGGGCGCGTCGGTCGCAGGAGCGGGCGCGTCGGTGGTGGGCGCGCCGGTCGC contains the following coding sequences:
- a CDS encoding LLM class flavin-dependent oxidoreductase, producing MTRLSVLDLIPVRSRQSSGDAIAASLELVRTAERLGFTRYWVAEHHNMPAVASTSPSTLIAHFAAQTSRIRLGSGGVMLPNHAPLSIAEQFALLEAMHPGRIDLGLGRAPGSDPVTSYMLRGQRSTTDSDPAATFPTDVETVAALLGSDRGVGDGFGGDEQPGVGLNIRGRSYELKATPVVASAPEMWLLGSSNFSATLAASLGMPFVFANHFGQPGLDEALALYRERFQPSLTLEAPKTFLTLNTSVAPTASEAYAQALPQLITMARLRTGGALAAQLTIEEAQATALSPMEEQSVQEQAQRWLVGTPDEVAARIRSAASRYGVDEVMLSPVAGVRDADPLDRTPARSRALELLAPEFPELAVEVGAAAAAPTGAAA
- a CDS encoding cell wall-binding repeat-containing protein produces the protein MSSRGRMRTTASAGVAAAALLASLLSGPGAAFAAGSAPTPPPAPAATAEPSPATAPEPPTSAAPATDTAEADAPTGDVPTPATEAPTTDAPAPATEAPTTDAPTPATGAPTTDAPAPATDAPTTDAPTPATGAPTGAPAADTPTPRDDAPGPAIDAQAPEPTAEPTPEPRSSDEFPGDLSPLASFSTQSFTASDIVSDRHMFTGGELSAAEVQAFLQQQVPTCRDGYTCLKDYRVTTTTIAKSDECKAYQGASNESAATIISKVGVACGVSEKALLTLIQKESQLVEDDWPVKKQYDQATGFDCPDSAPCNPDYAGFFKQVYWAAWQLENYRIKPDQAQYRVGQTAPVLFFPGKAGDTCNPTSALNLTFRTAATAALYNYTPYQPNAAALAPGDGDACSSFGNLNFWGIYTDWFGYAQVDVDRVSGADRYSGAVAIAKAAYPGTAPVVYVASGQNYPDALSAGPAAAAGGGPLLLTDPASLPQSVADAIRVLAPKRIVVVGGTNSVSDAVKTRLAGLVPGVKVDRLGGASRYATSLLLVKDAFKTGASGAYLATGANFPDALSAGGAAGSKSQPVVLVDGSAGSLDASTTDALRGLGVSSLTIVGGVNSVSTGVENSAKAITPGKVTRASGADRYATSRAVNAAAYTSSDRAFLATGANFPDALAGSAWAGAAKAPLWVVPGTCVPTEVRTSLKPLGVVNVTLLGGPNSLAPAVESLSPC
- a CDS encoding AAA family ATPase, which codes for MWRADKKREADDSTSAADSVESAWGRNGQAAEGSQLGQVYTTESLVEPTRERWREEIAALGGESPLLHFDDSPRSRIELSTTHPGGLAQFITGNTTLLSSLIRDELALRNARIAAGAITDKGVELRSVRGIDSVQLAIGLAEWRVEEQQFRAPVLLRPISVRRYGRDFELKLRGVPFVNPVLAAVLQEQFQITVDRESLVALAQQNGVFKPQPVIDRLRSLTSHLPWFQVQPRLVVSSFADVASGMLADSAELAHPVLDALAGNLTSRRAVQDAYRPVEPSPQDKRAPSTDTLLLDADSEQENVIAQIAGGNSLVVKTLPGTGGTQTIVNAIGALVAQNKRVLVVSPRRLSLSGIDRRLSDVGLPGVAVSPRTLRRDLIQSIGRNEKAKQPQVADVDDALVRLRTVLLDYRASMSRVDPTLKVSVLDALRELARLALLPNPPATTARLDRSALESLASGRSKAAKTLSRAAELGQFRYGPDDSPWYGAQFSSSDDAQRAHQLAKRLDRTDLPKLLSGAYELIGQTRMRPFTSLAELGTYLRLLADLRETLDKFLPVVFDRSLTDLIAATSPRRDAPQMSSTSRRRLKSLAKEYVRPGVHIGDINESLRRIQQQRTLWYRFAAAGIPPEIPVGINEVQMAFQRVTEDLAQLDLPLGNVGTARQLSTLPIDQLIGMVEGLAADSEVLANLQERTALLDSLHEHALDPLLIDLSNRHVPETAVPDELELAWWQSVLELMLAGDRALLGANTGVLDRLEGDFRLVDEAHASMNGQLLAWQLADTWSVGLLDHPEEAAALKQLLRSDSVTSESLHAAAPHLGKVLAPVWLASPYEVPRITDAVTFDTVVLVDAGATTLAENVGAIRRARQVVAFGDPVTQTPSHFEIAIRAVDQQRTRPASDAVVAEELHTDSALARLADLVPTLSLTRSYRAGGEDLAELVNHRFYGGKIDSLPWAGTFLGHGSLALHYVEGRGGMPDSETGAVESIDAEVDEVVSLVLDQAINYPRESLMVITASAKHAVRVQQAVLAAFAKRSDLADFILKERAEPFMVATLEQSVAQSRDRVIFSVGYGKTTHGRVLSNFGGLARPGGERLLAVGMTRARRSMDIVSCFTPADIDEDRMNFGVVALRQILQEAENGPTPDTFSSPGDALLIDLARRLGARGLEVAFEHRGKLTLVASHDGRAIAIETDAVVHSTSLRESLRLRPDMLRRLGWHYLRVHSFELFANPEAVAARIADVLGIRELSLVETAPISI